The Streptococcus pluranimalium genome contains a region encoding:
- a CDS encoding NUDIX hydrolase yields MEYWDAYDQTVTKTGETLIRGQIIPPGRFHLVVEAIIQSKDGSILFMKRDANKPIHPNYYEASAGGSVLKGEESLAAIKREIWEETGLSVSNITFLGEAIKPTEYSIYHNYHATYSGNKESVKLQKNETTDFQWVSLDHLASFLKSHLIIAKQKKLINHYLQTKQWRL; encoded by the coding sequence ATGGAATATTGGGATGCTTATGATCAAACTGTCACAAAAACAGGGGAAACACTCATCAGAGGACAGATTATTCCTCCAGGGCGCTTCCATTTAGTTGTAGAGGCTATTATTCAATCAAAAGACGGAAGTATTCTTTTCATGAAAAGAGATGCCAATAAACCGATTCATCCTAATTATTACGAAGCAAGTGCTGGAGGTTCTGTCTTAAAAGGTGAAGAGTCTCTGGCAGCTATCAAACGAGAAATTTGGGAAGAAACTGGCTTATCAGTATCCAACATTACCTTCCTCGGAGAGGCCATTAAGCCTACAGAATATTCAATTTACCACAATTATCACGCAACTTATAGCGGTAATAAAGAAAGTGTCAAGCTCCAAAAAAATGAAACCACTGATTTTCAATGGGTTTCTCTCGATCATTTAGCATCATTTTTAAAAAGTCATCTCATTATCGCCAAGCAAAAGAAACTAATCAATCACTATTTACAAACAAAACAATGGCGTCTGTAA
- the ezrA gene encoding septation ring formation regulator EzrA, producing MSSGIVLVIVAIVVLVIVAYLIAVLIRKRNDSLIEKLVQEKTDIEQLPVVSEIEDVKSLHLIGQSQANFREWQQKWDDISSNSLKEIEKQLFEAENLNDTFHFFKAKSEIEKVESQLSLIREDIAAIREALNILKAQEEKNSARVKHALDLYEELQQSINENSDNYGTTMPEIEKQLKNIEKEFSQFVTLNSSGDPVEASALLDKAEEHTIALGQISEKIPAIVTKLEDDFPDQLDDLESGYARLLEENYHFKEKNIEIRFQNIRDSIRSTSNGLVSLDLDQANEGNEDIQERINELYDIFEREIEAHGKVVKNSKIIPDYLAHAKANNVQLTNELNRLSKKYILNDGQNVNIRHFSDELETIEEKILPSVMNLEEQEQPFSLLDGRLEDALQTLARIESAQLEVAEELSAVERTEANAREKLDYYINKLHMIKRYMEKRHLPGIPQEFLSVFFTASAQLEALMEELSRGRIHIETIARMTESATSSLDMLEETTYRVVQNAALTEQLLQYSNRYRSFEPGVQSSFEHSLKLFEQDYDYQGAFEEISYALETVEPGVTDRFVNSYEKTREEILL from the coding sequence ATGTCGAGCGGAATTGTATTAGTGATAGTAGCAATCGTTGTTTTAGTGATTGTTGCCTATCTTATCGCCGTGTTAATACGAAAAAGAAATGACTCATTAATCGAAAAACTTGTTCAAGAAAAAACCGACATTGAACAGTTACCTGTTGTTTCTGAAATAGAGGATGTCAAATCACTTCATTTGATTGGCCAAAGTCAGGCTAATTTTAGAGAGTGGCAACAAAAATGGGATGATATTTCATCAAATTCTTTAAAGGAAATTGAGAAACAATTATTTGAGGCTGAGAATCTCAATGATACTTTCCACTTCTTTAAAGCAAAGTCAGAAATTGAAAAGGTCGAAAGTCAATTATCGTTAATTCGTGAAGATATTGCTGCTATTCGAGAAGCTCTTAATATTTTAAAAGCTCAAGAAGAGAAAAATAGTGCACGTGTCAAACATGCTCTAGACTTATACGAAGAGCTACAACAATCAATTAACGAAAACAGCGACAATTATGGCACGACTATGCCAGAAATTGAGAAGCAACTTAAGAATATTGAAAAAGAATTCTCACAGTTTGTAACGCTGAACTCATCCGGAGATCCTGTTGAAGCTTCTGCTCTTTTGGACAAAGCCGAAGAGCATACCATCGCTTTGGGGCAAATTTCAGAGAAAATTCCGGCTATCGTTACGAAGTTAGAAGATGATTTTCCTGATCAGTTGGATGATTTAGAAAGTGGTTACGCACGACTTCTTGAAGAAAATTATCATTTTAAAGAAAAAAATATTGAAATTCGTTTCCAAAATATTCGTGATTCTATTCGTTCAACGTCAAATGGATTAGTTAGCCTAGATCTTGATCAAGCTAATGAAGGTAATGAAGATATTCAAGAGCGTATCAATGAGCTTTACGATATTTTTGAACGTGAGATTGAGGCGCATGGAAAAGTTGTTAAAAATAGCAAGATTATTCCTGATTATCTAGCGCATGCAAAAGCTAACAACGTTCAACTAACAAATGAATTAAATCGTCTTTCTAAAAAATATATTCTAAATGATGGACAAAACGTTAATATCCGTCATTTCTCTGATGAGTTGGAAACAATTGAAGAGAAGATTTTACCAAGTGTTATGAATCTTGAAGAGCAAGAACAGCCATTTTCTTTACTTGATGGCCGCTTAGAAGATGCACTTCAGACTTTAGCACGTATTGAAAGCGCACAACTTGAAGTTGCGGAAGAATTGAGTGCAGTTGAGCGAACCGAAGCCAATGCTCGTGAAAAATTAGATTACTATATCAATAAACTTCACATGATTAAACGTTATATGGAAAAACGTCATCTGCCAGGAATTCCTCAAGAATTTTTAAGTGTCTTTTTTACAGCAAGTGCGCAACTTGAGGCTTTGATGGAGGAGTTGAGTCGGGGTCGTATTCATATTGAGACTATAGCAAGAATGACTGAATCAGCAACATCTTCATTAGATATGCTAGAGGAAACGACCTATCGTGTTGTCCAAAATGCTGCATTGACTGAACAATTACTACAATATTCAAATCGTTACCGTAGTTTTGAACCAGGAGTTCAAAGTAGTTTTGAACATTCTTTAAAATTATTTGAACAGGATTACGATTATCAAGGAGCATTTGAGGAAATTTCATATGCTTTAGAAACCGTAGAACCGGGTGTTACAGATCGTTTTGTAAACTCTTACGAAAAAACACGCGAAGAGATTTTACTATAA
- a CDS encoding DUF1694 domain-containing protein, translating to MSDVNQKIMERSSGNRVLNPDEQRYYLGTFQERVLITINIEDVNNDKILGLFSTALDKEIELINPIKVKISSRISEEKQMAFMTTAKNKGLSATIIEEKQVTSPFGVIIFTDHAINRSETDLITLTEDDTDHTILNKPKKGFFNRLFGK from the coding sequence ATGTCAGATGTCAATCAAAAAATTATGGAACGCTCATCAGGTAATCGCGTTTTAAATCCTGATGAACAGCGATATTATCTTGGTACATTTCAAGAGCGTGTTCTGATTACTATAAATATCGAGGATGTTAATAATGACAAGATATTAGGTTTATTTTCGACGGCCCTAGACAAAGAAATTGAACTCATTAATCCTATAAAAGTTAAAATATCATCACGTATCAGTGAAGAAAAACAGATGGCTTTTATGACAACTGCTAAAAATAAAGGTCTATCTGCTACTATTATTGAAGAAAAACAAGTAACATCTCCTTTTGGTGTTATCATTTTCACTGATCATGCTATCAATCGTAGCGAAACAGACTTAATCACTTTAACTGAAGACGATACCGACCATACTATATTGAATAAACCTAAAAAAGGATTTTTCAATCGTCTTTTCGGAAAATAA
- the eno gene encoding surface-displayed alpha-enolase, with product MSIITDVYAREVLDSRGNPTLEVEVYTESGAFGRGMVPSGASTGEHEAVELRDGDKSRYLGLGTQKAVDNVNNLIAEALIGYDVRDQQAIDRAMIALDGTPNKGKLGANAILGVSIAVARAAADYLEIPLYSYLGGFNTKVLPTPMMNIINGGSHSDAPIAFQEFMIVPVGAPTFKEALRWGAEVFHALKKILKERGLVTAVGDEGGFAPKFEGTEDGVETILKAIEAAGYEAGENGIMIGFDCASSEFYENGIYDYTKFEGEGAAKRTSAEQIDYLEELVNKYPIITIEDGMDENDWDGWKALTERLGGRVQLVGDDFFVTNTDYLARGIKEEAANSILIKVNQIGTLTETFEAIEMAKEAGYTAVVSHRSGETEDSTIADIAVATNAGQIKTGSLSRTDRIAKYNQLLRIEDQLGEVAEYKGLKSFYNLKK from the coding sequence ATGTCAATTATTACTGATGTTTACGCTCGCGAAGTCCTTGACTCACGCGGTAACCCAACACTTGAAGTAGAAGTATACACTGAATCAGGTGCATTCGGACGTGGTATGGTTCCTTCAGGAGCTTCAACTGGTGAGCACGAAGCCGTTGAACTCCGTGACGGCGACAAATCTCGTTACCTTGGTCTAGGTACTCAAAAAGCTGTTGACAACGTAAACAACCTTATCGCAGAAGCTCTTATTGGTTACGATGTTCGCGACCAACAAGCTATCGACCGTGCGATGATCGCTCTTGACGGTACTCCAAACAAAGGTAAACTTGGTGCTAACGCAATTCTTGGTGTTTCTATCGCTGTTGCACGCGCAGCTGCAGATTACCTTGAAATCCCACTTTACAGCTACCTTGGTGGATTCAACACTAAAGTTCTTCCAACTCCAATGATGAACATCATCAACGGTGGATCACACTCAGATGCTCCAATTGCATTCCAAGAGTTCATGATCGTACCTGTTGGAGCTCCAACATTCAAAGAAGCTCTCCGTTGGGGTGCTGAAGTTTTCCACGCTCTTAAGAAAATCCTTAAAGAACGCGGACTTGTTACTGCTGTTGGTGACGAAGGTGGCTTTGCTCCTAAATTTGAAGGAACTGAAGATGGTGTAGAAACTATCCTTAAAGCTATCGAAGCTGCTGGATATGAAGCTGGCGAAAACGGAATCATGATTGGTTTCGACTGTGCGTCATCTGAATTCTACGAAAACGGAATCTACGACTATACTAAATTCGAAGGTGAAGGTGCTGCTAAACGTACTTCAGCGGAACAAATTGATTACCTTGAAGAATTGGTAAACAAATACCCAATCATCACTATCGAAGATGGTATGGATGAAAATGACTGGGACGGTTGGAAAGCTCTTACTGAACGTCTTGGTGGACGTGTACAACTTGTTGGTGATGACTTCTTCGTTACAAACACTGACTACCTTGCACGCGGTATCAAAGAAGAAGCTGCTAACTCAATCCTTATTAAAGTTAACCAAATCGGTACTTTGACTGAAACTTTTGAAGCTATTGAAATGGCTAAAGAAGCTGGATACACTGCAGTTGTATCACACCGTTCAGGTGAAACTGAAGATTCAACAATCGCTGACATCGCAGTTGCAACTAACGCTGGTCAAATTAAAACTGGTTCATTGTCACGTACAGACCGTATTGCTAAGTACAACCAATTGCTTCGTATCGAAGACCAACTTGGTGAAGTTGCAGAATACAAAGGTCTTAAATCTTTCTACAACTTGAAAAAATAA